A stretch of Microbacterium sp. LWH3-1.2 DNA encodes these proteins:
- the glp gene encoding gephyrin-like molybdotransferase Glp produces the protein MEPRHRGGPRVNGLRTVEDHLADVLAAAVPLPGERVPLSDAHGRTLNEPVRAAEDIPVFDNSAMDGFAVRFADVTDAAADAPVTLRVVSDLPAGTADDPALAPGEAARIMTGSPVPSDADAIVPFEDTAGGLADSLGSISVLRAPRAAGAHIRRAGEDAHAGAEVLPAGVVLGALQVAAVAASGVAEVVVSRRPRVAVISTGSELVEAGAPLRRGQIPESNSVLLAALAADAGAEVVRRASVPDEPGDLDAVLAEVTDPRSPQCADVVVFSGGVSAGAYEVVKTTLASTMTFSKIAMQPGKPQGFGRLPSGALLFGLPGNPVSAAVSFEVFVRSALLRMQGRRVLDRPVLALPAGDGWRTPPGRRQYLPVTIDRTDPRAWRVIPATSGGSHLAGGLGRAEAYAVVPAEADAVSAGDLVDVMLIS, from the coding sequence GTGGAACCGCGACATCGCGGCGGTCCACGCGTGAACGGGCTGCGCACCGTCGAGGATCACCTCGCCGACGTGCTCGCCGCCGCCGTGCCCCTACCCGGCGAGCGCGTCCCGCTCAGCGACGCGCACGGCCGCACTCTCAACGAACCCGTGCGCGCAGCCGAGGACATCCCGGTCTTCGACAACTCCGCGATGGACGGCTTCGCCGTGCGCTTCGCGGATGTCACGGATGCGGCCGCCGACGCCCCGGTGACCCTCCGGGTCGTTTCCGATCTGCCCGCCGGCACCGCCGACGACCCGGCCCTCGCGCCCGGTGAGGCCGCCCGCATCATGACGGGGTCGCCGGTCCCGTCCGACGCGGACGCCATCGTGCCGTTCGAGGACACGGCCGGCGGACTCGCGGACTCGCTCGGATCGATCTCGGTCCTGCGCGCGCCGCGCGCCGCAGGTGCGCACATCCGCCGCGCCGGCGAGGACGCGCATGCCGGCGCAGAGGTGCTTCCCGCAGGCGTCGTGCTCGGTGCCCTGCAGGTTGCGGCGGTGGCGGCATCCGGAGTCGCCGAGGTCGTGGTCTCGCGGCGGCCACGGGTGGCCGTCATCTCGACCGGCAGCGAACTGGTCGAGGCCGGGGCGCCGCTGCGCCGCGGCCAGATCCCCGAATCGAACAGTGTGCTGCTCGCCGCCCTCGCCGCGGACGCCGGCGCCGAGGTCGTGCGCCGCGCGAGCGTTCCAGACGAGCCCGGCGACCTCGACGCGGTGCTGGCGGAGGTCACGGACCCGCGATCGCCGCAGTGCGCCGACGTCGTCGTCTTCTCCGGCGGGGTCAGCGCGGGCGCGTACGAGGTCGTCAAGACGACCCTCGCGAGCACGATGACGTTCTCGAAGATCGCGATGCAGCCGGGCAAGCCGCAGGGCTTCGGCCGCCTTCCCTCGGGCGCGCTGCTGTTCGGCCTCCCCGGAAACCCCGTCAGCGCCGCGGTGTCGTTCGAGGTGTTCGTCCGCTCGGCGCTCCTGCGCATGCAGGGTCGCCGCGTGCTGGATCGCCCCGTCCTCGCCCTGCCCGCGGGCGACGGCTGGCGCACTCCGCCCGGCCGGCGGCAGTACCTCCCCGTCACCATCGATCGCACCGACCCGCGAGCATGGCGGGTGATCCCCGCGACCTCCGGCGGCTCACACCTCGCCGGCGGCCTGGGCCGCGCCGAGGCGTACGCGGTGGTGCCGGCGGAGGCCGACGCCGTCTCAGCCGGCGACCTCGTCGATGTCATGCTGATCTCATGA